The Spirochaetota bacterium genome includes a window with the following:
- a CDS encoding sigma-70 family RNA polymerase sigma factor codes for MAKKRNFLSNVAGSDDYRGGKLETITVESRKSRFNGAYDMYFSAIFTAVFSRTGNYQESEDICQEIFLGLFDAMDGVRNVRAWLYGTMRNRIVDYYRAKGRSPEDITQMVEESAAAYVNGFRDTRILIEEVLDAPGTFSDERDRAVFDLVAVGGFTVAQAAEHMDITYRQARYGFEKATCGIADALRKRGISSIEELL; via the coding sequence TTGGCGAAGAAGAGGAATTTTTTGTCAAATGTCGCCGGGAGCGACGACTACAGGGGTGGGAAGTTGGAAACGATTACCGTCGAAAGCAGGAAGAGCAGGTTCAATGGGGCCTACGACATGTATTTTTCGGCCATTTTCACCGCGGTGTTCAGCCGGACGGGGAACTACCAGGAGAGCGAGGATATCTGCCAGGAAATATTCCTGGGCCTGTTCGACGCGATGGACGGCGTTCGAAACGTGCGTGCCTGGCTCTACGGTACCATGAGGAACAGGATCGTCGACTATTACCGGGCGAAGGGACGCAGCCCCGAGGATATCACGCAGATGGTCGAGGAGAGCGCGGCGGCCTACGTGAACGGATTCCGCGATACGCGGATACTCATCGAGGAGGTGCTGGATGCGCCCGGCACTTTTTCCGACGAAAGGGACCGGGCGGTCTTCGACCTGGTCGCGGTGGGCGGGTTCACCGTTGCCCAGGCGGCCGAACACATGGATATCACCTATCGGCAGGCCAGGTACGGTTTCGAGAAAGCGACATGCGGTATCGCCGATGCCCTGAGAAAGCGGGGAATATCATCCATCGAGGAGCTCCTATGA
- a CDS encoding transcriptional regulator — MKKPIQPNSLCPLFEAAFEILGKKWTGLILRVLSDGPKRFGDLSGTICNMSDRMLIERLKELETLNIVKRRIYEEFPVRIEYELTEKGKAFKPVLDEIQKWASEWCS, encoded by the coding sequence ATGAAAAAACCGATTCAGCCGAATTCGCTATGCCCCCTGTTCGAGGCCGCGTTCGAGATCCTGGGAAAAAAATGGACGGGGCTTATCCTGCGGGTACTTTCCGACGGGCCCAAGAGGTTTGGCGATCTTTCCGGCACGATCTGCAACATGAGCGATCGGATGCTCATCGAAAGGTTGAAGGAACTGGAGACCCTGAACATCGTCAAGAGAAGGATTTACGAGGAATTCCCGGTAAGGATCGAATACGAGCTCACGGAAAAGGGAAAGGCGTTCAAACCGGTGCTGGACGAAATACAGAAATGGGCGTCCGAATGGTGTAGTTGA
- a CDS encoding nitroreductase family protein, which produces MISLLNSRRSVRKFKSGEVSDTDIREILEAAMNAPSAMNEQAWHFVVLAGESLDEFLKINTNTPEGAARGILVCGDTSASREDYYIQDCSAATQNILLAVHAKGLGSVWTTVFPDMRQAVSKLLNLPDHVVPFSFTPIGHPAAAQTYKTRYDEGKVHYHAW; this is translated from the coding sequence ATGATTTCACTATTAAACAGCCGCAGGAGCGTAAGGAAGTTCAAATCGGGTGAGGTGTCGGATACCGATATCAGGGAGATACTGGAGGCAGCCATGAACGCTCCCTCCGCGATGAATGAGCAGGCATGGCATTTCGTCGTCCTGGCCGGGGAGTCACTCGATGAGTTTTTGAAAATCAACACGAACACCCCTGAGGGGGCCGCACGGGGAATACTCGTGTGCGGCGATACGAGCGCTTCGCGCGAGGATTACTACATCCAGGACTGTTCTGCCGCGACCCAGAACATCCTGCTTGCGGTCCACGCGAAGGGGCTGGGCTCCGTTTGGACGACGGTGTTCCCCGACATGAGGCAGGCCGTCTCGAAACTCCTCAATCTTCCCGATCATGTCGTGCCGTTTTCGTTCACGCCAATCGGTCATCCCGCGGCCGCTCAAACCTATAAGACCAGGTACGATGAAGGCAAGGTCCACTACCATGCGTGGTAA
- a CDS encoding alpha/beta hydrolase, with the protein MKNYLKILIAACALLLLAIAYVWNSGKEARPAIGKAGTVEYGGIVVRYYERGTGDTVVLIPSLGRSESDFNELAGTLSASGFRTVAVELRGVSAGSGLFAKLTHHDYANDAAAVIRNIGADGKVHVVGHAFGNRIARTLASDHPGTVRSLILIAAGGYVPIPDDIRKAMYICFFNFLPDRVRGKYIRKAFFAPGAADIPEYWVSGWYFRAAWPQSRATLATPREEWWAGGNAPILVLQGANDAIAPAENADAMKREFGDRVSVVRVPTVGHAMLPERPDLIAKSIVSYLRAH; encoded by the coding sequence ATGAAAAATTACCTGAAAATCCTGATTGCCGCATGCGCGCTCCTGCTCCTTGCAATCGCGTACGTCTGGAATTCCGGAAAGGAAGCCAGGCCCGCGATCGGAAAGGCGGGCACGGTCGAATACGGCGGCATAGTCGTGCGCTATTACGAACGCGGCACGGGCGACACGGTCGTGCTCATACCGAGCCTGGGGAGATCCGAGAGCGACTTTAACGAGCTCGCCGGCACGCTCTCCGCCTCCGGGTTCCGCACGGTCGCCGTGGAGCTGCGCGGCGTGTCCGCGGGCTCCGGCCTTTTCGCGAAGCTTACGCACCACGACTACGCGAACGACGCCGCCGCCGTTATACGAAATATCGGGGCGGACGGAAAGGTTCACGTGGTGGGACACGCTTTCGGCAACCGCATCGCGCGGACCCTGGCCAGTGACCACCCGGGGACGGTGCGCTCCCTCATCCTCATCGCGGCGGGGGGATACGTTCCCATCCCGGACGACATCCGGAAAGCGATGTACATATGCTTTTTTAATTTCCTTCCCGACCGCGTCCGCGGGAAGTACATTCGAAAGGCGTTTTTCGCGCCGGGCGCCGCCGATATACCGGAATACTGGGTATCGGGCTGGTATTTCCGGGCCGCCTGGCCGCAGTCCCGGGCGACGCTCGCAACCCCGCGCGAGGAATGGTGGGCCGGGGGAAACGCGCCCATACTGGTCCTCCAGGGCGCCAACGACGCCATCGCGCCCGCGGAAAACGCGGACGCGATGAAGCGGGAATTCGGGGATCGCGTATCGGTGGTGAGGGTTCCAACCGTGGGACACGCCATGCTCCCCGAGCGGCCGGACCTTATCGCGAAGTCAATCGTCTCGTACCTTCGCGCGCATTGA
- a CDS encoding MBL fold metallo-hydrolase, whose amino-acid sequence MKILSQVHLVGGAGESAGSDAAIYLIKGDGGAALVDAGTGESHDRVLKNIAAAGVKPNEIGHLFLTHCHYDHTGGADRMRGATGCAIVAHELDAEFLEMGDSRVTAASWYGTHMEPFGIDIKVTEEVREFVIGGIQVTFHHAPGHSPGSAILTMVSDGKLVLFGQDVHGPLNGTLRSNRGDYVKSLEYMLALDADILCEGHFGVFTGKDKVRDFIESYL is encoded by the coding sequence ATGAAGATACTCTCACAGGTCCACCTGGTCGGGGGAGCGGGCGAATCCGCAGGCTCCGACGCGGCGATCTACCTCATCAAGGGTGACGGCGGCGCCGCGCTCGTGGACGCCGGGACGGGAGAATCGCACGACCGCGTGTTGAAGAACATCGCCGCGGCCGGGGTGAAGCCGAACGAAATCGGTCATCTCTTTCTCACGCACTGCCATTACGACCACACGGGCGGCGCGGACCGGATGCGCGGGGCGACCGGGTGCGCGATCGTCGCGCACGAGCTGGACGCGGAATTCCTTGAGATGGGCGACTCGCGCGTGACCGCGGCCTCCTGGTACGGCACCCACATGGAGCCGTTCGGGATCGACATCAAGGTCACGGAGGAGGTCCGCGAATTCGTCATCGGGGGGATACAGGTCACCTTTCACCATGCCCCCGGGCACTCGCCCGGTTCCGCGATCCTCACGATGGTATCGGACGGGAAGCTTGTACTTTTCGGGCAGGACGTGCACGGTCCGCTCAACGGGACCCTGCGGTCGAATCGGGGGGACTACGTGAAATCGCTCGAGTACATGCTCGCGCTGGATGCGGATATACTGTGCGAGGGGCACTTCGGCGTTTTTACAGGAAAAGATAAAGTGCGCGATTTCATAGAGTCCTACCTCTAG